The window GAGACGGACGCCGGCGCGGGATAGCTGTCGGTGACGCCGCAATCGAGCAGGTCTTTCCGTTTTTCGGGGATCAACGCGCGCCCCTTGGCCCACATGACGGCGAAGGCGATGGGGTCGGCATGGCTGACGCCGACGACGTGTTGCCCTGCATAATGCCGCCGGGCGTAGTCGAAGAAGCGCAATAGGCGGTCGAGGATGTCGCTGGGTTGCTCGTAGGGCGGGCCGGTGTGGGAATAGAAATCCCAATCACGGCGGGCCATCTCGGCCACGGTTTGGCCGTCGTAGGACGAATAGATCTCGTTCAGCAGCACGTTTTCCATGACCGGCGGTGGCGACGAAAATTGGGCAGCGATGATCCCGGCCGTCTCGGCCGCGCGGGGCTGCGGGCTATGATAGACGGCCACGATGGGCAGCGCGGCCAGATAGCGCCCGGCGGCCATGGCCTGCTCGCGCCCCTCTTCGGCCAGCACGAAACCGGGCAGGCGGCCGTAATAGACCTCGGTCGGATTATGAACCAGCCCGTGCCGCACCAATGATACTTTGGTCATACATGCTCCCCTTTGCCCACTCAGGCCTTACTCCCTGATACTTAGTTTACCCAAGTTGCTACCTTGTTTAACAAAAAGGAGTCCATGAACTATCCTAGTGGTTGGTAACACGCCAATGTCCGCAACCAACCAGGAGTAATTCATGGACACCGAGATCATAACCATTTACTGTCTGTGTGACGACTTTTTGAAAGCGATGAACCACGTCGAAGACCGCCAACGCCGCCTGATTGACGCCGAAGTGATGACCGTAGCCATTGTGGCTGCGCGGTACTTCGGCGGCATCATCGAGCGGGCACGGGTGATGCTGGCCGAGCCACGTTACATGCCCCTGATGGTGAGTCGGAGCCGGCTGAATCGCCGTCTGCGACGGGTCATGCCGCTCTTGCTGAGCCTCTTTGAGACGTTGGCCGAGGAGTGGAAGGCGCAGAACGAGGCGTCGTGGTACGCTCTGGACACCTTTCCGGTGGCCGCGTGTGACCCGTACCGCGTCATCCGCGTTCGTCTCTATGACGGCGAGGCGTATCGCGGCTATCAGGCCAGTAAGCGCCGGTACTACTATGGCCTCAAGCTCCATCTGATGGTTACCGCCCACGGTCAGCCGGTCGAGTTCTTCCTGACCCCCGCTAGCTGTGGCGATGTCACCGGCTTGCAGTTGTTCAACTTTGACTTGCCGGAAGGCTCGCATGTCTATGCCGACAAGGCCTACAACGACTATCGCATTGAAGACGAACTGACCCAGGTAGGCATTCACCTCTTGCCCCTGCGCAAGAAGAACTCCAAGCGTCCCCACCCAGCGTGGTTGACCACCTTGATTAGTGCCAAGCGCAAAGTCGTTGAGACGGCAGGCAGCCTGATCCAGCGTTGCATGCCCAAGAGCATTCATGCCGTGACCGCCGCTGGTTTTGAGATGAAGGTCGTCCTGTTCGTCCTGGGCCTTAGCTTGCATTATGTCCTAGGGTAGCAACTTGGGTTAGTTTATAGCCGCGCCCCCAGACCGTCTCGATCTCCACGCCACTATCGGCCAGCCGGTCGCGCAACTGGGCCACGTGGACATCGACGGTGCGCGTCTGGCCGTGGTACTCGTAGCCCCAGGCCTGATCGAGTAACTGGTCGCGCGACAGCACCTGGTTAGCGTGGTCGGCCAGCGTCAGCAGCAGGTCGAACTCGCGGGCGCGCAAGATGATGGCCTCGCCGTCAACCAGCACCTCGCGGCTGGCCGGGTCGATGATGACGCGGCCGAGCTGGCGCGGCTTGTCCGGCCCCGGCCGCCCGCCGCTGGTGCGCCGCAAAATGGCCCGCACCCGCGCCACCAACTCGCGCGGGTTGAACGGCTTGGTCAGATAGTCGTCGGCCCCCATCTCCAGCCCGACGATCTTGTCGATGTCCTGGTCGCGGGCGGTCAGGATGAGGATGGGCAGGTTGCTCTCGGCCCGCAGGCGGCGGCACACTTCCCAGCCGTCCATCTCCGGCATCATCAGGTCGAGGATGAGCAGCGTGGGCGGGTCGCGGCGGGCCTGGGCCAGCGCCAGCGCGCCGTTCTCCACGGTCTGCACCCGGAAGCCTTCTTTCTCCAGGTACAGGCGGGCCAGATCGCGAATGCTGGCTTCGTCGTCGGCGATGAGAATCGTGTCGGACATGGGAATTAGGAATTACGAATTAGGAATTACGAATTACGAATGAAGATGCGGGTGGCGGGTGGCGGGTGGCGGGTGGCGAGAATATCACCCGCCACCCGCTACTCGCTACTCGCCACTTGCTACTCGCCACTCGCCACTCCCAACGCCACGCACTCGATCTCGACCAGGCCGCCTTTGGGCAGGCCGCCGACTTCGACGGTGGAGCGGGCCGGGAACGGCTCCGGGAAGTGGCGGGCGTAGACGGCGTTCATGGCGGCGAAGTCGGCCATGCTTTGCAGAAAGACGGTCGTCTTGACGACGCGCTCCAGGCTGGAGCCGGCGGCGGCCAGCACGGCCCGCAGATTGCTGATCACCTGCTCGGTCTGCGCCGCCACGTCGCGGCCGACGAGTTCGCCACTGGCCGGGTCGAGGGCCACCTGCCCGGCGGTGAAGATAAATTCGCCGATTCGGATGGCCTGCGAGTAGGGGCCGACGGCGGCGGGGGCATGTTCGGTGTGGATGCGTTCTTTGTTCATTATCTCCTTTGCCGCTCTCAGACCTGTCAGGTCTGACGGGTGTTTAGAATCTCTTCAATAATAATTGCCACGCATCGTCGCGGCGCTCGGCGGGCAGCAGCCACAACGCTTCGCTCTCCAGATTCAGGTCGAAGTCGAACGACTCCAGATAGTCGTCGCGCCGGGCCTCCAGCGAGACGATGACCAGTTCCAGCAGTTTGCGGGCGTCGGCCGGGGTGACGGCCGCCGGCTCAAAGGCCGCTCCCTCAGGCGGGATGATCGCCTCCAGGAACGGCTGCTTCTCCAGCAGCGCCGCCACCAGGTCGCGGGCCTCGGCCAGTTCGCAGGCCCAGGCCGGGATGTAGACCCGCCGCGGCTGGGCCCAGAAGGCTTGGGCGTCCTTCTCGGCCGAGCGGCCGCCCTGCGTCCGGCGCTGCTTGATCGTCACCCGGCCGCGATAGACCCAGAACGGCAGCCAGGACGCGGGTTGGGCCACGGTCGGCGCGGCATATTGAGCCGCCAGCAGGGCCAGCCCGCCCTCGCTGACGGCTACGGCCGCGCGGCAATTGGGACACTGGATGATCTGGTCATCCTGGCCGGGCGACAGGGCCTGATTGCATTTGGGGCAGCGCAACAGCAACAGTTTCATGGTTATCCGTCAGGGCAAGCGCCCTTTGCGGCTCATTTCCTGCAAGTCGTCGAGCACGGTCATGCCCGTCTTCATCATCTCCGGCAGGTCATCGAGGCCGGGAATGGTCCCGCCGAACAAGCCCTGGCCCGGCCCGCTGGCCGCCTTCTGGAACTCCTTGGGCTTGTCCTCGACTTCCTCGCCGTAGCGGAACTGGCGGTAGCCGTAGACGATGAGACCGATGCCGACGGCGATGGGCAGCAGCAGCAAGCCCAGGCTGTCATCATCGTTGGCGACTAGTCCGGCCAGAATCGTGCCGTTGACCAGCACCAGATTGCCCACGGCCAGCCCGGTCACCAAGGCCGCGGCGCGGTAGAGAATGTTGCCCGGCGCTTTGCCGTACATCACCTTGCCGCTGACGCCATCGACGACGACCTGATAGACGCGGTTGCGATAGGAGTAGCGGGCCAGCCAGACCGGGAAGTAGACCAGAGCGAACTCCGGCCGCATCAGTTGAATGTTCTCGTAACTGGTGGTCGTCTGCCCGGCGGCCGTCCGGCTGCGATAGAGGAAGTGGGCGCGGGCCTCGTCCTGGGCGGCGGTGCGCGATTCCGACGGCTCGAAGACCATCGCCTCGGCATGGAGCGCCTGGCTGTCGAAGGGCAACAAATCCTGGCGCGAGACGACGATGCGATGGACGCCGAACTCGGTCACGTCCACGGCGGCGTCGTTCCAGTGCATCGACTCGAAAACGTAATGCTCGTCGGGCTTGGTCTCGTCCTTGTCCTTGCGCAATCGGCCGAAGAGCCAGCCGGCCACGGTGGCCTCGACCCGCCAGAAGGGCAGATAGACCAGCAGGATTTCCTCGATTTTGGCCGCCCGGCTCAGGTCGCGGGCCTTGCGCATACCCGACAGGAAGCCGCGCGCGGCGCTCTCGGCTCCGGCCCGGTCGATGCGTCGCGCCACCTGCCAGCGGCGCACGCCGCGCTCGCCCTGCACCAGCGAGTGCAGATTGCAATAGGGGCACTGGACGATGCGCACGCCCTCGGCGATGGGCACGACGCCGCTGCAATTGGGGCAGATGAGGCCCTGGGCCTGCTCGCGGGCCGGGATGGGGGCGGGCGTGGGCAGGGGGGTGGGCAGGTCGGGCGGTGTCAGGGTGCTCATGGTTAATACTTGCGCGAAACGGAGGCCGCGGCGATGAAGATGGGCACGGCCAGGGCCACGGCCACGCCCAGATAGATCAACGCGCCAATGGCGATGCCGACCGAGCTTTTGACGACATAGAAGGTGATGAGCGGGATGAGCGCGGCCAGGAAATAGGCCAGACAGCCAAAGCCGCCGATGGAAACGTAGGGCAGCTCGAATTTCTCCGGGTAGATGGCGGCGAACACCTGCCCGGTGGCCGCGTCGACCAGGGCGGTGTAGGCGTTGTCCTTGTAGCGATACTTGAACTGGTAGAGGGGCACGTGGACGAGCGAGATTTCGCGGATGGCCCCGGCGGCGATGCCCTCGTTCTCGGCCAGCCAGGCGCGCACGGCCGTGACCGGCACGGTCGGGCGGATAGCGTCGGCGTCCAGTGCGTCATCGAAAGGAACGAGATCGGCGGCGGGCACGCGCAGATTGCCCAACTCGACGATGGACAGGGCCGCCGCCGGCTTCAGGTGCACCACTTCCTGTCCTTTCTCCTCCGTCCGCGCCAGCCACATGGGGAAGAGTTGGAACTGTTGCGTTTCAATCTGGGCCGCCGTATCCAGCCCTTTCTCGGTCTGGTTGCCGGCCATCCAGCGGCGGAGGGCGGCGGCGGCCTGGGTGGCGTCGATGGTCGGCCGCACGGCGTAATGCAGCACGGCCTCGCTCTTGTCGAGGAAGTTGACCGTGCCGCAGAAATCGCAGGTGGCGTATTTCGCGCCTTGCTCCACCACCAGCGCGGCGGCGCATTGGCGGCAGAGGAGTTGGGTGGTCGTAATTACGTCAGCCATAGCCGGAAACCTTCGACCATGCCATTGTAACATGCCCCCGCCGCGTGGGGTAATTGCCAATTACCCTACATTTATGCTAAACTGTAATGTAGTTGACATTATGTCTTGTAATGCAGGAGTAGAATACCCATCATGATCGACGTGAATCAGCTCCGGCGTGGGGTGACCTTTGTCCACGACGGCGCGCTGCTCAAAGTAACCGAATATAGCCACACCAAGCCCGGCCGCGGCAAGGCGACCATCCGCGTAAAGGTCCGCGACCTGCGCACCGGCACGAATAAGGAAGTCACCTTTAGCTCCGGCGACCGCGTGGAAGACGTGCGGCTCGATAAAAGCCTGTTCCAATATCTCTATGACGACGGCACGTTCTACGTGTTCATGGATCAGAGCACCTACGAACAGAAGCAGGTCGTCCATAGCGTGCTGGAAAGCGACGCCAAATATCTGCGCGACAATATGGAACTGGAACTCCTTTCCTACGAGGGCGAGATCATCGATTACGAATTGCCCAAGACGATGGAGTTCGACGTCGTCGATGCCGAGAATGCCGTGGCCGGCGACACGGCCACCGGCGCGACGAAAGAGGTGGTGACGGAAACGGGCTTGCGCGTGAAAACGCCCCTGTTTGTCCAGACCGGTGACCGGATTCGCGTGAATACCGACACCGGCGAATATCTCACCCGCGTGTAAGGACGCGCACGTACCGCGCGGCGACCGCGGGCCATTATCAACGTAGTTTGTTGTGGAGGGTTAACATGAGATGGGTATTGCGTAGAGGGAAGCCGGCCGGCCGCCTGTTCGTCTTGGCGGCGCTGATGCTGGTCATGTTGTTCCTGGTGGCCGCCCGACCGGCCGAGGCCCAGGGCAACGGCGTCTATCACATCGTGCAGCGCGGCGAATATCTATCGATCATCGCCCAGCGCTACGGCACGACCCAACAGGCGATTCTGGCGGCCAACCCGCAGATCACCAACCCGAACCTGATCTTCGCCGGGCAAACGATCTTCGTGCCGTTTGGCGTCCAGCCGCCGCCGCCACCGCCACCCACACCCGTGCCCCCGTTGCCGCCGCCCCAACCGGCCTGCCGGGCGTGGCACTACGTGACGCCGGGGCAGACGATGTTGATGATTAGCCGCTGGTATGGCGTCGATCCCTTCGCCATCGCCCGCGCCAACAACATTTTCAACCTGAACCTGATCTTCGCCGGGACGACCCTGTGCATTCCGTAATGTAGGGCGGGTTGGCAACCCGCCCCGCCGCGCCAAGTAATGGCGAAGTGGCGGGTTGCCTGATGATCGTCCACATCGATGGGCATTTTCGCGCGATGGATGAATCCATCGGCGGCTACACAAAACCACGTTAAAAGGCGTTGTCGCGTCTCTTTAACCGGTCTTGTCTAGCAGCAGCGGGTTGGAACTCGCGCCGCGAAAATGCCCATTCTTTTATTATCGCGTCCCGTCAGCCTGGGCGGGTTGCCAACCCGCCCTACAAGGTCACCACGTTCACCAGGCGGCCGGGCACGACGATTGCCTCACGGATCGGCCGCTCGCCGATGGTCGCCCGCACCTTGGCATTGTCCAGCGCCGCCGCCCGCAGCGCATCCTCGTCCGCGCCGGCCGGCAGCGTCACCCGGTCGCGCAGCTTGCCGTTCACTTGCAGGACGATGGTCACTTCCTCGTCGGCGGCCAGCGCCGGGTCGAATTCCGGCCACGCGGCGCGGTGCACCGAGTCCTTCCCGCCCAGCACCTCGCGCCACACTTCCTCGGTCACGAACGGCGCGATGGGGGCCAGCAGCAGCGTCAGGTCGCCCACGGCCGCCCGCCATTGCCGCCCGCCGATGGGCCGCGACCGGGCGGCGTACAGGTCGTTGACGTACTCCATCAGCGCCGCCACGGCCGTGTTGAAGCGAAACCGGCTCATGTCGCCGGTGACGCGGCGGATGATCTTGTGCCGCTCGCGCTCGAATGCCTCATCGAACGGCTGCCCGTTGTTCGGCCGCGCTGCCACCTCGTTCGCCAGCTTCCAGTAGCGCTCGATGAAGCGGGCCACGCCGACGATGCCCCGGTTGTCCCACAGCGCGTTGGCGTCGAACGGCCCCAGGAACAGGATGTAGGCCCGCAGCGCGTCCGTGCCGTATTGGGCCACCACCTCATCGGGCGTGACGACGTTGCCCTTCGACTTCGACATCTTCAGCCCATCCTGCGGCGACAGCAGCATCCCCTGGTTGCGCAGTTGGGTGAACGGCTCGGCGAAATCGATCAGCCCTTCGTCAACCATCACCTTGGTCCAGAAGCGGGCATACAGCAGGTGCATGATGGCGTGCTCGGCCCCGCCGACGTAGGTATCGACCGGCAGCCAGGCGCGCACGGCGTCGGGATCGAACGGCCGCTCGCTCTCGTGGGGGCTGGCGAAGCGCAGGAAGTACCACGATGAGCAGGCGAAGCCATCCATGGTGTCCGTCTCGCGCCGGGCCGGGCCGCCGCATTGCGGGCAGGTCGTGTTGACCCACGCCTCGGCGCGGGCCAGCGGCGAGCGGCCGTCGCCCGACGGCGTGAAGTCGGCCACGTCGGGCAGCAGCACCGGCAGGTCGGCCTCGGGCACGGCCACCGCGCCGCAGGCCGGGCAGTGGATGATGGGGATCGGCGCGCCCCAGTAGCGTTGGCGGCTGATCAGCCAGTCGCGGAAGCGGTAGGCCACGCGCGGCCCGCCCCGCCCGGCGGCGGCCAGGTCGGCGGCGATGCGCGCCCCGGCCTCGGCCGAGGGCAGGCCGCTGTAGGGGCCGGAGTTGACAACGATACCCGGCGCTTCGTAGGGGTGAACATCCCTGTTCACCCCTTCTTCGCTCGGCTGGCTTTCAGGGTGAACAGGGATGTTCACTCCTACAGGTGGCGGGTTATTGGGGTGAACAGGGATGTTCACCCCTACAGGTGGCGGGCTATTGGGGTGAACAGGGATGTTCACCCCTACGATTGGCAGCTCGTAGCGCCGGGCGAAGGCGAAATCGCGCGCGTCGTGGCCCGGCACGCCCATCACCGCGCCGGAGCCGTAGCCGCCCAGCACGTAATCGGCCACCCACACCGGCACGGCCGCGCCGGTCAGCGGGTGGGTGGCGTAGGCCCCGGTGAAGACGCCCGTCTTGGCCTTGTCGGTCGCCTGGCGCTCGATCTCGCTCAGCCGCCGCGCCGCCTCGACGTAGGCCGCGACCTCGGCCGCCCGCGCCGGTGTGGCGATGCGCTCCGCCAGCGGGTGCTCCGGGGCCAGGGCCAGGAAGGTGACGCCGTACAGCGTATCGGGCCGGGTGGTGAAAGTCGTCACCTCGTGCCCGCCGACCGCGAAAACGACGTCGGCCCCCTCGGAGCGGCCGATCCAATGGCGCTGCATCTCCTTGATACGCTCCGGCCAGTCGATCGTGTCCAGGTCGGCCAGCAGCCGCTCGGCGTACGCGGTGATGCGGAAGTACCACTGCTCCAGCTCCTTGCGCGTCACGATCGAATCGCAGCGCCAGCAGCGGCCGTCCTCCACCTGTTCGTTGGCCAGGATGGTGCGGCAATGGGGGCACCACCATTGGCTGCCGGGGGCGCGATAGGCCAGCCCGCGGCGGAACAGCAGCCGGAAGAACCATTGCGTCCAGCGGTAGTAGGCCGGGTCGGTGGAGTCGATCTCGCGCGACCAGTCGTAGGAGCACTCGACCAGTTCCATCTGGCGGCGGTAGTTGGCGGCGAAGCGGACGGTCGTCTCGCGCGGGTGGATGGCGTGGGCGATGGCGTAATTCTCGGCCGGCAGCCCAAAGGCGTCCCAGCCCATCGGATGCAGCACGTTGTAGCCGCGCATGCGCTGGAAGCGGGCGCTGACGCAGGTGGGGATGTAGTTGCGGCAATGGCCGACCGACAGGCCATCGCCCGACGGGTAGGGGAAGAAATCCAGGATGTAGGCGTTGGGCTTGGCCGGGTCATCGCCGGTCCGATACAGATCCATCGCCCGCCAGCGCGGCCGCCATTTGTCTTGCAGCGCGTGGAAGTCGTAGGGCCGGTCGGCGGCGCGGGCGCGGCGGGTCATCGGTTGGCTGGTCATGTTGTCTCTCCTTGTCATCGATCCGGTCTAAAATGAAAAACGACCGCGGGTGGGTTCCCGGCGGCCGTCCGTTAGATGGATCAATGGGGGACAAAAAAGCCGCAGGGAGCGCCTGCGGCCGGTGCGTTGTCTGGTCAGTTGGTCAATCGATCACGCTTGCGGGCAGGCACGGGTTATTCGGCGCGTAACGCGCCAAGTAATAAGCCGTGCAGTCGAGCGAAGTTGCGTGATGGGTTCATGTCGTTCACTTGAAGATAGGGTAGCATAGGCAGAGGCAGAAGTCAATTGGGGCTGGGGATTTTTGTTATGTTTCAGCGAATCTAACACCCCTATGGCAAATTCATAGTCGAGAACGATGCCTGGAAATAGGCGGAGCATTATTTGATGAACTGCCGAGTAACTTGCTGGGAGCAGGACTATGACTCAGGGGAACCTTAACGACACAAAGCGACATAGAGTCAAGCCCGGAGATATTTTTGCAATCCCACTGCCAACAGAAACATTTGCAGTTGGAATCGCGTTGCACATCTCCAAGTATTTCAAAAATGGAATGCTTGCGGGTTACTTTGACAGATGTTTCTTATCGATAGATGCCATCAACATTAGTGAACTCGAACCCGAATTTGCGTTCACGCCGAACTACACTAGCAAACGGATCGTTGCTCTCGGTGAATGGCCAATCATAGGCTATAGCGAGGCGCTTCTTGCCAGAGCAACAGTCCCTATTTTGGTGAGTGTTACCACCCTATTTTACAAAGATGAGGTTGTTGGACAGTTAGATTCTATTGAGGAAACGAAAGATTATGAACGTTTGGCTGGGCAAGGAAAAGAGTTTGTAGAGATTAAATTGCGAAGGTATTTCCAGTTGACTGGATGCATCTAGACCGGGTAATAACGTTGAGTCGAGATCCGCTGATGGTAATCAGGTCAATGACCACTCGCGACAACGGGACGATCCTCTACACCCCCTTCCCCGACTTCGAGGAGAGCATACCGGCCGGCGGGACGGTCACTCAGCGCACCAGCTATACGCTGGCCGGGCAGCTCATCGCCGTGCGGGTGCGGGTAGGGACATCGGGCAACGGGACGCTCTCCTACGCCTATGGCGACCATTTGGGCAGCGTGTCGGCCTGGAGCGACGCGGCGGGTGTGTACCTGCCCAACTCCACTGCATTATTCGAGCCATACGGCGGCTTCCGAATCCAGCCGTTGGCGACGGTCAATCCGGGGGTTAGCGACCGGGGCTTCACCGGGCATCGGATGAATAATACGGGGGATAATAACCTGGGCCTCATCTACATGAATGCCCGGTACTACTTGCCGGAGGTGGGGCGGTTCATTAGTGCGGATACGATTGTGCCCGATCCGGGGAATCCGCAATCCTATAACCGCTACAGCTACACGCGCAATAACCCAGTGAATTTGACCGACCCGACGGGGCATCGGGAGACAGACTGGTGTGAAATTGGTACCTACTGGCAAAGGTTCACTAGTTTTTTCGGCAACTAAGATAGGAGTCGAGGCATGCAAACGCGGGTTCGTGTTCGACTTATGAAGCTCGCCATACTTCTTGGCGTTTTGCTCGCTGCCGTGGTAGCGATCATTTTGCTGCTATTCGTGCAAGACCTCATTCGAGACCCCTGGCTAACCTTAAGGAGCCAAAGAGTCGGCCAATATGCAATCGACTATCCGGTGGGCTGGTCGGTTGACATATTTACAAATGGGTCTCATGGCGATCAGGAGCAGGTGGCGCTTTTCCAGCAACGACTTCCCCTTCGTCTGTATCCAGTGGTCGTCATTCGACGCAAATCATTTACCAACCCCTCGCTACAGGATGTCGCCGATTGGGGAGAACAGCGAATTTTGGAACTGTACTCAGACCCAGGCGACCAATACGAATTGTTGCCGGCAGAGAGGGTGACGCTAAATGGAAATCAAGTCATCACAAGAAAGTACACTACAGCCATTCAAACGCCACTTCCACTTGTCAGGAAAGACGCCTATATTGTCCGTCAAAGCGATGGTTTTATCATTACCTTGACAGCTACTCAGGAGGGCTTTCCTAACGCCGAGGCGATTTTCGATCATATGGTAAGTACCTTTCAATGAACTGAAATGCCATAGAAATAAAGAGAGATGACTGAAACAACGGCGACATGCGATTGGGTACATAAACTCTGTCAATCCATTGACGACAACTAATGCGAATTTGGAAGATATTTGGCAAGCTGCCCAGAGAGTATATTACGAATATCCAACGCTATTGGAGGCAGCTCGTCGTACCCTATTCGGTGAGTAGGAGGTTAAGTTGTGGATATCTGGCACAGAATTACATTCCATAAGCTTGAAGAGATGGAAGGAGAGTTGAACAACCTGAGCGTGAAGTATAAGAAAGTTCCATTATTTGGCGATTCATATCTTATTTCCTTTGATATTGCTGAATCGGATCCTAGCTGGCCGTTGGTAGCCAAGTTTGTTCAGCAGAAAAATGCTCCAAATATTTACGATACCATCTTCACTAAACAGGAGATTCTAGAAGCCGAGTGGGTTCGCTTGAAGCCCATCTTTGAGCAAGGTTATCCGCAACCGAAA is drawn from Candidatus Promineifilum breve and contains these coding sequences:
- the efp gene encoding elongation factor P; protein product: MIDVNQLRRGVTFVHDGALLKVTEYSHTKPGRGKATIRVKVRDLRTGTNKEVTFSSGDRVEDVRLDKSLFQYLYDDGTFYVFMDQSTYEQKQVVHSVLESDAKYLRDNMELELLSYEGEIIDYELPKTMEFDVVDAENAVAGDTATGATKEVVTETGLRVKTPLFVQTGDRIRVNTDTGEYLTRV
- a CDS encoding response regulator transcription factor, which codes for MSDTILIADDEASIRDLARLYLEKEGFRVQTVENGALALAQARRDPPTLLILDLMMPEMDGWEVCRRLRAESNLPILILTARDQDIDKIVGLEMGADDYLTKPFNPRELVARVRAILRRTSGGRPGPDKPRQLGRVIIDPASREVLVDGEAIILRAREFDLLLTLADHANQVLSRDQLLDQAWGYEYHGQTRTVDVHVAQLRDRLADSGVEIETVWGRGYKLTQVATLGHNAS
- a CDS encoding LysM peptidoglycan-binding domain-containing protein, with translation MRWVLRRGKPAGRLFVLAALMLVMLFLVAARPAEAQGNGVYHIVQRGEYLSIIAQRYGTTQQAILAANPQITNPNLIFAGQTIFVPFGVQPPPPPPPTPVPPLPPPQPACRAWHYVTPGQTMLMISRWYGVDPFAIARANNIFNLNLIFAGTTLCIP
- a CDS encoding Imm26 family immunity protein; translation: MTQGNLNDTKRHRVKPGDIFAIPLPTETFAVGIALHISKYFKNGMLAGYFDRCFLSIDAINISELEPEFAFTPNYTSKRIVALGEWPIIGYSEALLARATVPILVSVTTLFYKDEVVGQLDSIEETKDYERLAGQGKEFVEIKLRRYFQLTGCI
- a CDS encoding leucine--tRNA ligase is translated as MTSQPMTRRARAADRPYDFHALQDKWRPRWRAMDLYRTGDDPAKPNAYILDFFPYPSGDGLSVGHCRNYIPTCVSARFQRMRGYNVLHPMGWDAFGLPAENYAIAHAIHPRETTVRFAANYRRQMELVECSYDWSREIDSTDPAYYRWTQWFFRLLFRRGLAYRAPGSQWWCPHCRTILANEQVEDGRCWRCDSIVTRKELEQWYFRITAYAERLLADLDTIDWPERIKEMQRHWIGRSEGADVVFAVGGHEVTTFTTRPDTLYGVTFLALAPEHPLAERIATPARAAEVAAYVEAARRLSEIERQATDKAKTGVFTGAYATHPLTGAAVPVWVADYVLGGYGSGAVMGVPGHDARDFAFARRYELPIVGVNIPVHPNSPPPVGVNIPVHPNNPPPVGVNIPVHPESQPSEEGVNRDVHPYEAPGIVVNSGPYSGLPSAEAGARIAADLAAAGRGGPRVAYRFRDWLISRQRYWGAPIPIIHCPACGAVAVPEADLPVLLPDVADFTPSGDGRSPLARAEAWVNTTCPQCGGPARRETDTMDGFACSSWYFLRFASPHESERPFDPDAVRAWLPVDTYVGGAEHAIMHLLYARFWTKVMVDEGLIDFAEPFTQLRNQGMLLSPQDGLKMSKSKGNVVTPDEVVAQYGTDALRAYILFLGPFDANALWDNRGIVGVARFIERYWKLANEVAARPNNGQPFDEAFERERHKIIRRVTGDMSRFRFNTAVAALMEYVNDLYAARSRPIGGRQWRAAVGDLTLLLAPIAPFVTEEVWREVLGGKDSVHRAAWPEFDPALAADEEVTIVLQVNGKLRDRVTLPAGADEDALRAAALDNAKVRATIGERPIREAIVVPGRLVNVVTL
- a CDS encoding RidA family protein, with protein sequence MNKERIHTEHAPAAVGPYSQAIRIGEFIFTAGQVALDPASGELVGRDVAAQTEQVISNLRAVLAAAGSSLERVVKTTVFLQSMADFAAMNAVYARHFPEPFPARSTVEVGGLPKGGLVEIECVALGVASGE
- a CDS encoding RHS repeat-associated core domain-containing protein, translated to MTTRDNGTILYTPFPDFEESIPAGGTVTQRTSYTLAGQLIAVRVRVGTSGNGTLSYAYGDHLGSVSAWSDAAGVYLPNSTALFEPYGGFRIQPLATVNPGVSDRGFTGHRMNNTGDNNLGLIYMNARYYLPEVGRFISADTIVPDPGNPQSYNRYSYTRNNPVNLTDPTGHRETDWCEIGTYWQRFTSFFGN
- a CDS encoding IS982 family transposase, translated to MDTEIITIYCLCDDFLKAMNHVEDRQRRLIDAEVMTVAIVAARYFGGIIERARVMLAEPRYMPLMVSRSRLNRRLRRVMPLLLSLFETLAEEWKAQNEASWYALDTFPVAACDPYRVIRVRLYDGEAYRGYQASKRRYYYGLKLHLMVTAHGQPVEFFLTPASCGDVTGLQLFNFDLPEGSHVYADKAYNDYRIEDELTQVGIHLLPLRKKNSKRPHPAWLTTLISAKRKVVETAGSLIQRCMPKSIHAVTAAGFEMKVVLFVLGLSLHYVLG
- a CDS encoding histidine phosphatase family protein; this translates as MTKVSLVRHGLVHNPTEVYYGRLPGFVLAEEGREQAMAAGRYLAALPIVAVYHSPQPRAAETAGIIAAQFSSPPPVMENVLLNEIYSSYDGQTVAEMARRDWDFYSHTGPPYEQPSDILDRLLRFFDYARRHYAGQHVVGVSHADPIAFAVMWAKGRALIPEKRKDLLDCGVTDSYPAPASVSTFTLGDGDELTVRDYAYCHPAAEQ